One genomic region from Proteus vulgaris encodes:
- a CDS encoding SLC13 family permease: MNSELLWVLSLLLIAIVLFTTNKIRMDVVALLVIIAFVLSGTLSLNEATVGFSDPNVLLIAALFVIGEGLVRTGVAYQMGDWLVRVAGSSEVKMLVLLMICVASLGAFMSSTGVVAIFIPVVLSVAARMKTSPGRLMMPLGFAGLISGLMTLVATPPNMVVNSELVREGLPSFQFFSITPIGIAVLFAGILYMLVVRRWLGNNDNGKQKEAYRRTFRDLIRDYQLAGRARRLAIRKGSPLVGHSLDELHLRSRYGANVVGIERWRRFRRVMVSATGGTELRERDVLLVDMSASDVDLREFCREQMLEPMVLRGEYFSEQSRDVGLAEVSMNPDSELLGKSLREIKFRTRYGLNVVAIRREGNALPGKIVDEPLRLGDVLLVIGDWKLIRVLSTKPRNFIVLNLAAEIETVAPASSQAPHALFSLALMVALMVTNEVPNFIAALIACLLMGKFRCIDMESAYRSIHWPSIILIVGMMPFAAALQKTGGIELIVNGLMDVAGSAGPQVMLVCLFILCASIGLFISNTATAVLMAPIAIAAANQMHVSPLPFAMVIGVAASAAFMTPVSSPVNTLILEPGGYKFADFIKIGVPFTIIVMFISVFLIPLLFPF; encoded by the coding sequence TTGAATAGCGAATTATTATGGGTTTTAAGCCTGCTATTGATAGCTATTGTCCTTTTTACGACCAACAAAATCCGCATGGATGTGGTCGCTTTACTTGTCATCATCGCATTCGTTCTTAGCGGTACACTTTCATTAAATGAAGCCACGGTAGGATTTAGCGATCCAAACGTATTACTTATTGCTGCTCTTTTTGTTATTGGCGAAGGGTTAGTGAGAACAGGTGTGGCTTATCAAATGGGTGACTGGCTTGTACGTGTTGCGGGTAGCAGTGAAGTTAAAATGCTTGTGCTATTAATGATATGTGTTGCAAGCTTGGGGGCTTTCATGAGCTCAACGGGCGTGGTAGCTATCTTTATCCCTGTTGTGCTGAGCGTTGCTGCTCGGATGAAAACATCACCAGGTCGTTTAATGATGCCGCTAGGTTTTGCGGGCCTTATCAGTGGATTAATGACCTTAGTGGCAACACCGCCTAATATGGTTGTTAACAGTGAATTAGTTAGAGAAGGGTTACCAAGTTTTCAATTTTTCTCCATTACCCCTATTGGTATTGCCGTCTTATTCGCAGGCATTTTATATATGCTGGTGGTACGTCGGTGGCTAGGAAACAACGATAATGGTAAGCAAAAAGAAGCTTATCGCCGTACTTTCCGTGATCTTATTCGTGATTATCAATTAGCAGGACGTGCTCGCCGTTTAGCAATTCGTAAAGGTTCTCCGCTAGTAGGCCATTCACTTGATGAATTACACTTACGTTCTCGTTATGGTGCAAACGTTGTCGGTATTGAACGCTGGAGGCGGTTTCGGCGTGTTATGGTTAGCGCAACCGGTGGCACTGAATTAAGAGAGCGTGATGTTTTATTAGTTGATATGTCAGCCAGTGATGTCGATTTACGTGAGTTTTGCCGTGAACAGATGCTAGAGCCAATGGTGCTACGAGGTGAATATTTTTCTGAACAATCTCGTGACGTAGGGCTTGCTGAAGTATCAATGAATCCTGATTCAGAATTGTTAGGCAAATCATTAAGAGAAATTAAATTTCGTACTCGTTATGGCTTAAACGTCGTTGCTATTCGTCGTGAAGGAAACGCCTTACCGGGGAAAATTGTCGATGAGCCATTACGTCTTGGTGATGTGTTATTGGTGATTGGTGATTGGAAACTTATTCGCGTTTTATCCACTAAACCACGTAATTTTATCGTGTTAAATTTAGCTGCCGAAATTGAAACGGTTGCTCCTGCTTCATCTCAAGCACCTCATGCATTATTTTCGTTAGCATTAATGGTGGCATTAATGGTGACGAATGAAGTCCCTAACTTTATTGCGGCACTTATTGCTTGCTTATTAATGGGTAAATTCCGCTGTATTGATATGGAAAGTGCTTATCGCTCTATTCATTGGCCAAGTATTATTTTAATTGTGGGTATGATGCCTTTTGCTGCTGCATTGCAAAAAACAGGCGGTATCGAACTTATTGTAAATGGCTTAATGGATGTTGCGGGTAGTGCAGGTCCTCAAGTGATGTTGGTATGTTTATTTATACTTTGTGCATCAATTGGGTTGTTTATCTCAAATACGGCAACCGCTGTATTAATGGCACCAATTGCTATTGCGGCCGCAAACCAAATGCATGTATCACCATTACCATTTGCAATGGTGATTGGTGTGGCGGCTTCAGCCGCATTTATGACGCCAGTTTCATCTCCTGTTAATACACTTATCCTTGAACCAGGTGGTTATAAGTTTGCAGACTTTATTAAGATTGGGGTGCCATTTACCATTATTGTGATGTTTATTAGCGTATTCTTGATCCCATTATTATTCCCATTCTAA
- the yfbR gene encoding 5'-deoxynucleotidase, with protein MSYFFAHLSRLKLITRWPLMRNIRQENVSEHSLQVAFVAHALAVIKNRKFNGNVNAERIALQAMYHDASEVITGDMPTPIKYHNPQIAHEYKKIEKYAQQKLIEMLPKELQDDFRPLIDEQLHSEEETFIVKQADSLCAYLKCLEELAAGNSEFNLAKNRLEKTLAERHSLEMDYFIKVFVPGFSLSLDEISE; from the coding sequence ATGAGTTACTTTTTTGCCCACCTTTCTCGCTTAAAACTCATTACTCGTTGGCCTTTAATGCGTAATATTCGCCAAGAAAATGTTTCTGAGCACAGTTTACAAGTCGCTTTTGTCGCCCATGCCCTAGCGGTGATTAAGAATCGTAAATTTAATGGTAACGTCAATGCTGAGCGTATTGCATTACAAGCGATGTATCATGATGCCAGTGAAGTGATCACCGGTGATATGCCAACACCGATTAAGTACCATAATCCACAAATTGCTCATGAATATAAAAAAATAGAAAAATATGCCCAGCAAAAATTAATAGAAATGTTACCAAAAGAATTACAAGACGATTTTCGCCCTCTTATTGATGAGCAGTTACATAGTGAGGAAGAAACCTTTATTGTCAAACAAGCCGATAGTTTATGTGCTTACTTAAAATGCCTTGAAGAGCTTGCCGCAGGTAATAGTGAATTTAATTTAGCCAAAAATCGCTTAGAAAAAACATTAGCAGAAAGACATAGCCTTGAGATGGACTATTTTATAAAGGTGTTTGTACCGGGATTTAGTTTATCGCTGGATGAGATTAGTGAGTAA